One window of Arthrobacter oryzae genomic DNA carries:
- a CDS encoding O-succinylhomoserine sulfhydrylase: MTFNPDAAAWSPDTQAVRGGLDRTNFQETAEPIFLNSGFVYESAAAAERAFTGEDERFVYSRYGNPSVATFQERLRLLEGTEACFATASGMSAVFTALGALLAAGDRVVAARSLFGSCFVILNEILPRWGVETVFVDGPDLEQWRAALAEPTTAVFFESPSNPMQEIVDIAAVSELAHAAGATVVVDNVFATPLLQRCGDLGADVIVYSGTKHIDGQGRVLGGAILGTKEFIDGPVKQLMRHTGPALSAFNAWVLTKGLETMALRVNHSSASALRLAEWLEKQPAVSWVKYPLLTSHPQYELAARQMKAGGTVLTFELSPSAGRSAKEAAFALLDALRIIDISNNLGDAKTLITHPATTTHRAMGPEGRAAIGLSDGVVRLSVGLEDVDDLTRDLEQALKQI; the protein is encoded by the coding sequence GTGACTTTCAATCCCGACGCCGCCGCCTGGAGCCCCGACACCCAGGCTGTCCGCGGCGGCCTTGACCGCACCAACTTCCAGGAGACGGCCGAGCCGATCTTCCTCAACTCCGGCTTTGTGTACGAATCCGCGGCAGCGGCCGAGCGCGCGTTCACCGGCGAGGACGAACGGTTTGTGTACTCCCGCTACGGCAACCCGTCGGTGGCCACGTTCCAGGAGCGGCTGCGCCTGCTCGAGGGCACGGAGGCGTGCTTTGCGACGGCGTCCGGCATGTCCGCCGTGTTCACGGCCCTCGGCGCGCTGCTGGCTGCCGGCGACCGCGTGGTGGCTGCCCGCTCGCTGTTCGGCTCCTGCTTTGTGATACTCAACGAGATCCTGCCCCGCTGGGGCGTCGAAACGGTGTTCGTGGACGGCCCGGACCTGGAGCAGTGGCGGGCTGCTTTGGCAGAGCCGACGACCGCCGTCTTCTTCGAGTCGCCGTCCAACCCGATGCAGGAAATCGTGGACATCGCCGCCGTCAGCGAACTGGCCCACGCGGCCGGGGCGACGGTCGTCGTCGACAACGTCTTTGCCACTCCGCTGCTGCAGCGCTGCGGCGACCTCGGCGCGGACGTGATTGTGTACTCCGGCACCAAGCACATTGACGGCCAGGGACGGGTCCTGGGCGGCGCCATCCTGGGCACCAAGGAGTTCATCGACGGCCCGGTCAAGCAGCTCATGCGCCACACCGGGCCCGCCCTTTCAGCGTTTAACGCCTGGGTGCTGACCAAAGGCCTGGAAACCATGGCGCTGCGCGTCAACCATTCCTCCGCCTCCGCCCTGCGCCTGGCCGAGTGGCTTGAGAAGCAGCCGGCTGTCAGCTGGGTCAAGTACCCGCTCCTGACGTCGCACCCGCAGTACGAGCTGGCCGCCAGGCAGATGAAGGCCGGCGGCACCGTGCTCACCTTCGAGCTCTCGCCGTCCGCCGGGCGTTCGGCGAAGGAAGCGGCCTTCGCCCTGCTGGATGCGCTGCGGATCATCGACATCTCCAACAACCTGGGCGACGCCAAGACGCTCATCACCCACCCGGCCACCACCACGCACCGCGCGATGGGTCCGGAAGGCCGTGCGGCCATCGGGCTGAGCGACGGCGTGGTCCGGTTGTCGGTGGGGCTCGAGGATGTGGACGACCTTACCCGCGACCTGGAGCAGGCGCTCAAGCAGATCTGA
- a CDS encoding NtaA/DmoA family FMN-dependent monooxygenase (This protein belongs to a clade of FMN-dependent monooxygenases, within a broader family of flavin-dependent oxidoreductases, the luciferase-like monooxygenase (LMM) family, some of whose members use coenzyme F420 rather than FMN.): protein MLHFGWFVGHGFGVQGWGTPGYGIGYDWKKPAVYQHAVQEFERAGLDLFIIEDSLTVPDTYGGSAEVSLAQASFAPKHDPLALVPYLLSATEHLGIVPTVSASFYPPFTAARLLATLQHFSGGQLGWNVVTSGSDLAAQNYGLDQQIEHDLRYEKADEFVDVVRKLWRSWEPDAIVEDADAGIFADHTKVHPINHDGRFFKVRGPLNTAPMPEEPVLVQAGASPRGKAFAGGNADVAIALARGADGMKAYRDSIRAEAAAAGRNPDDVKVLYVLKPTVVGSRAEADELREQRRQLTQRDIDSQLNSISYLSVIDFKQFDLDAPLPELTTNSNQGTLDHFAKAGPPGSTLRQLLAARSGGAGDSIIGTAEEIADYLEETGARVGGDGFLFSGFVDPATVHGVLDRLAPVLRRRGLLRTSYGDGGFRRNLLDF from the coding sequence ATGCTGCACTTCGGTTGGTTTGTGGGCCACGGCTTTGGCGTCCAGGGCTGGGGCACGCCCGGCTACGGCATCGGGTACGACTGGAAGAAACCGGCCGTGTACCAGCACGCCGTGCAGGAATTCGAACGGGCCGGGCTGGACCTGTTCATCATCGAGGATTCCCTCACGGTGCCGGACACGTACGGCGGAAGCGCCGAGGTATCGCTCGCACAGGCGTCGTTCGCGCCGAAGCACGATCCGCTGGCACTGGTCCCGTACCTGCTCTCCGCCACCGAACACCTCGGCATTGTCCCGACGGTGAGCGCGTCCTTCTACCCGCCGTTCACCGCGGCACGCCTGCTTGCCACCCTGCAGCACTTCTCCGGCGGCCAGCTGGGCTGGAACGTGGTGACCTCCGGAAGCGACCTCGCCGCGCAGAACTACGGACTGGACCAGCAGATCGAGCATGACCTCCGCTACGAAAAAGCGGACGAATTCGTGGACGTGGTGCGCAAGCTCTGGCGCAGCTGGGAGCCGGACGCCATCGTGGAGGATGCCGACGCCGGAATCTTCGCGGACCATACGAAGGTCCACCCGATCAACCACGACGGCCGGTTCTTCAAGGTCCGCGGTCCGCTCAACACCGCGCCGATGCCCGAGGAACCGGTGCTGGTGCAGGCCGGCGCGTCCCCGCGGGGGAAGGCGTTCGCGGGCGGCAACGCGGACGTCGCCATTGCCCTGGCGAGGGGTGCGGACGGTATGAAGGCCTACCGCGATTCGATCCGGGCCGAGGCGGCCGCTGCGGGGCGGAACCCCGACGACGTCAAGGTGCTGTACGTCCTGAAGCCCACCGTGGTGGGCTCCCGCGCCGAGGCGGACGAGCTCAGGGAGCAGCGCCGCCAGCTGACGCAGCGTGACATCGACAGCCAGCTGAACTCCATCTCCTACCTCTCCGTCATCGACTTCAAACAGTTCGACCTCGACGCCCCGCTCCCCGAACTCACCACCAACAGCAACCAGGGCACCCTGGACCATTTCGCCAAGGCCGGTCCGCCCGGCTCCACGCTACGCCAGCTCCTGGCAGCCCGCAGCGGCGGCGCGGGGGACAGCATCATCGGCACAGCCGAGGAGATTGCCGACTACCTCGAGGAAACCGGCGCCCGGGTGGGCGGGGACGGGTTCCTGTTCTCCGGCTTCGTCGATCCGGCCACCGTCCATGGTGTGCTGGACCGCCTGGCCCCGGTGCTGCGGCGCCGCGGGCTGCTCCGGACAAGCTATGGCGACGGCGGCTTCCGCCGGAACCTGCTGGACTTCTAG
- a CDS encoding rhodanese-like domain-containing protein, whose product MSYAGDLSPQDAWAKLEQGAVLVDVRTEGEWAHIGIPDTKATENDPLFIQWTFPGGIPNPDFVDQLKQQAPEDTGVELVFLCRSGVRSVAAAIAATQAGFTAYNVLEGFEGEPDRYGERTVNGWKNRGLPTNLGKN is encoded by the coding sequence GTGAGCTACGCCGGAGACCTGAGCCCGCAGGACGCCTGGGCCAAGCTGGAACAGGGCGCAGTCCTGGTGGATGTCCGCACCGAAGGCGAGTGGGCCCATATCGGCATCCCGGACACAAAAGCCACCGAAAACGATCCCCTCTTCATCCAGTGGACCTTCCCGGGCGGCATCCCCAACCCGGACTTTGTCGACCAGCTGAAGCAGCAGGCACCGGAGGACACCGGCGTCGAACTGGTGTTCCTTTGCCGTTCCGGCGTCCGCTCCGTGGCCGCGGCAATCGCCGCCACACAGGCCGGCTTCACCGCCTACAACGTCCTCGAAGGCTTCGAAGGCGAACCGGACCGCTACGGCGAGCGCACCGTCAACGGCTGGAAGAACCGCGGACTACCCACCAACCTCGGAAAGAACTAA
- a CDS encoding glutamate--cysteine ligase 2: MRTFGVEEELLIVDPVTGEPLALADALLTGRKLAADDAPDKPRIPDPHDPARPDGDTGLTAELKLEQIETQTRPCLDYAELLLQIRQGRALADTAAKKHNARVAALATSPIASTTHTTPNPRYATMQERFGLTVHEQLTCGFHVHTFVESPEEGVAVIDRIRDKLAVLTALSANSPYWNGVETGFESYRTQAWNRWPTSGPSQIFGTHSMYRRVVTRLLDSGVLLDEGMIYFDARLSRNHPTVEVRVADVCLQAEDAALIAVLVRGLVESASREWRSGVDPAPVPTVLLRMAAWQASNCGLRSDLLDFGTFRPAPAAEVAEALVDYVAPVLAEQGELELAREGVRRILDRGTGSEEQRRAMQENLDATSDAASGLAAVVAHAVNVTMRQAEAAAAREAAPVLLRVRQS, from the coding sequence ATGCGAACTTTCGGGGTTGAGGAAGAGCTGCTGATTGTGGACCCCGTGACCGGGGAGCCGCTGGCGCTGGCGGACGCCCTCCTGACAGGGCGGAAGCTCGCTGCCGACGACGCGCCGGACAAGCCGCGGATCCCGGACCCCCACGATCCTGCCCGGCCCGACGGCGACACGGGGCTGACGGCTGAGCTTAAGCTTGAGCAGATCGAGACCCAGACCCGCCCGTGCCTGGACTATGCGGAGCTGCTCCTGCAGATCCGCCAGGGCCGAGCCCTGGCGGACACCGCCGCGAAGAAGCACAATGCGCGGGTGGCCGCGCTCGCTACTTCGCCGATTGCCTCCACGACGCACACCACGCCGAACCCCCGCTACGCCACCATGCAGGAGCGCTTCGGGCTGACCGTCCATGAACAGTTGACCTGCGGGTTCCACGTCCACACGTTCGTCGAGTCCCCCGAAGAAGGCGTTGCCGTCATCGACCGGATCCGGGACAAGCTGGCGGTCCTCACGGCGTTGAGCGCCAACTCGCCATACTGGAACGGCGTGGAGACCGGGTTCGAAAGTTACCGCACGCAGGCCTGGAACCGCTGGCCGACGTCGGGGCCGTCCCAGATCTTCGGCACCCACTCCATGTACCGGCGTGTGGTCACCCGTCTGCTGGACAGCGGCGTGCTCCTGGACGAGGGCATGATCTATTTCGATGCGAGGCTCTCCAGGAACCACCCCACAGTGGAGGTCCGCGTGGCCGACGTCTGCCTGCAGGCCGAGGACGCAGCCCTGATTGCCGTCCTGGTGCGCGGACTGGTGGAATCGGCAAGCCGGGAGTGGCGGTCCGGTGTGGACCCGGCCCCTGTACCCACCGTGCTCCTGCGGATGGCCGCCTGGCAGGCCAGCAATTGCGGGCTTCGCAGCGACCTGCTCGATTTCGGCACCTTCCGTCCGGCTCCCGCCGCGGAAGTGGCGGAGGCCCTGGTGGATTACGTGGCGCCGGTCCTGGCTGAACAGGGCGAGCTGGAACTGGCCCGGGAAGGCGTGCGGAGAATCCTGGACCGGGGGACCGGTTCGGAAGAGCAGCGCCGCGCCATGCAGGAGAACCTTGACGCGACGTCGGACGCTGCCTCCGGGCTGGCCGCCGTGGTGGCCCATGCAGTGAATGTCACCATGCGCCAGGCCGAAGCCGCCGCCGCGCGCGAGGCGGCGCCGGTGCTGTTGCGCGTTCGCCAGTCCTGA
- a CDS encoding DUF1737 domain-containing protein, producing MAPATEPAPAGQEHPAQDLPQEKLAYRLITGPDDRSFCERISAALADGYVLHGSPAATFNGSSVIVAQAVVLPAAIASSDAAVATAVDELEFDAEFPGEGFEDEGFEGHA from the coding sequence CTGGCCCCGGCTACCGAACCGGCCCCCGCCGGCCAGGAACATCCGGCCCAGGACCTGCCCCAGGAAAAGCTGGCCTACCGGCTCATCACCGGCCCCGATGACCGTTCGTTCTGCGAGCGCATCTCCGCGGCCCTGGCCGACGGCTACGTTTTGCACGGGAGCCCGGCAGCCACGTTCAACGGCAGCAGCGTGATCGTGGCGCAGGCCGTGGTCCTGCCGGCAGCCATCGCCAGCTCGGATGCCGCAGTGGCAACCGCGGTGGACGAACTTGAGTTCGACGCCGAATTCCCGGGGGAAGGGTTCGAGGACGAAGGTTTCGAGGGGCACGCGTGA